The DNA sequence CCGGCGACCCGCTCCCGGGCCAGCGCCGTGCGGCAACGCGGCATTCCCGGCACCGCCGCCGTTGCGGTCGGCACCGGACCGTTGGTCAGCCTGTCCGAGCAGGACAGACAATTGTTCCGCCGATTCGGCTACGGCCCTGCTGGGCCGATCGGCTCCACCCACATCCAGCACGCGATCGAACAGTGGGCCGTCCTCACTCCTGACACGGTCGCCGTCGAACACCTCGACCAGCGAATCACCTACCGACAACTGGACCAGCAGGCGGACCGTCTCGCCGCCCGGCTGATCGCCCACGGGATACGTCCGGGCGACCGGGTCGGCGTGTTCATGCGCCGGTCGATCCCCATGGTGGTCGCGATCCTCGCCACCCTGAAGGCCGGCGCGGCGTACGTGCCCCAGCACGCCGGGGTGGCCACCGAGGCCCACCTGCGACACGTCACCGAGACCGCCGGGATCCGGATCGTGCTGACCAGCGCCGAGACGGTCGGTGAGCTGCCGCACCTGCCGGGCCGGGCGCTGATCACCGTCGACGAACTGCTCACCGAACCGCTGACGGACTCGGCGTACCCGGTCGTCCCGGCCGGCCCGACCAGCCCGGACGACGGCTGCTACGTGCTGTTCACCTCCGGTACCACCGGCCGGCCCAACGGGGTCACCGTCACCCACCGCAACGTGTGCAATCTGCTCCTGACCGCCCCCGGCGACCTGGGCATCCAGCCGGGATGGCGGGTCGGGCAGATTCTCAACATCGCCTTCGACATGGCCGCCTGGGAGATCCTCGGATGCCTCAGCCACGGCGGCACCCTGGTCGTCCGGGGACGGGACATCGCGGCGACGGTCGAGACGGTGGACGTGGTGATCGCCACCCCGAGCGTGCTGGGCACCGTCGACCCGGACCGGTGCCGCCGGGTCAAGACGGTCGCCGTGGCGGGTGAGCCGTGCCCACGGGAACTGGCCGACCGGTGGGCCCGGCAGGCGGTCTTCTACAACGGCTGCGGACCGACCGAGACCACCATCGTCAACACCATGCACCGGCACGACCCCACGTCCGAACGGCTCACCATCGGCCGGCCGACCCCGAACAACACGGTGTACGTGCTGGACGCAGACCGCCGACCCTGTGCGATCGGCGAGGTGGGGGAGATGTGGGCGGGTGGTGACTGCGTGTCGGTCGGCTACCTCGGCGATCCCGAACTCACCGGGCAGCGGTACGTCCCGGATCCGTTCCTCGGCGGTGGACGGATGATGTTCCGTACCCGGGACCTCGGGCGCTGGACCCCCGACGGTGAGCTGGAACATCTCGGCCGCACCGACGACCAGGTCAAGGTCCGTGGGTTCCGGGTCGAGCTGGATTCGGTCTCCGCCGTCCTGGAAGCGGTGCCGGGGTGCCGTCGGGCGGCGACCATCAAGGTCGACGACCGTACGCTCGTGTCGTTCGTCGCACCGGCGACCGTCGACCCGACGGCGGCGCGTGACGCGGTCGCCCTGACCCTGCCGTACTACTGTGTGCCCGAGCAGGTGCACGCCGTCGAGTCGCTGCCGGTGACCGATCGGGGCAAGATCGACAAGACGGCACTGCGCCGGCTGCTGGACCGCCCGACTCCGTCCGACCTGCCGGCTCCGTCCGATCCACCGGCTCCGTCCGGCCCTTCGGCCCGCCCGGCTCCGTCCGACCTGCCGGCTCCGTCCGACCTGCCGGCTCCGTCCGATCTGCCGGCTCCGCTGCCGTGGCCGCGCCGGATCCTCAGCCACCCCAGGCTGATGCCGTACCACCGGCTGGCCGCCCTGGTCCTGGTCGGCAACGCCGCGCTGCTGTACTACGCGCTGACCACCGGCGGCTGGTGGCGGGCGGCCGACGGCGGCCTGGCGAACCTGTCCTACGCCGCTCTGGCCAACGTCGCCCTGGCCGTGGTGATCCGTCAGCAGTACGTGATCAACCTGCTGTTCTGGTTGGCGACCCGGGCACCGACCCGGTGGCCGCTACGGGTGCGGTGGAGCCTGGGCAAGGTCTACCACTTCGGTGGGCTGCACGTCGGTGGCGCACTCGCCGGCACCGCCTGGTTCGCCGGGTACGTCGCCGAACTGACCCGGCAGGCGCTGGCCGACCGGGCCGTCACCGCCGTACTGGTGCTGTCCTACCTGCTGGTCGCGCTGCTGCTGGCGTTGGTGGCGACCGCGCTGCCGCCGATCCGCGGCCGCCGCCACGACCTGTTCGAACGGGTCCACCGGTTCGGCGGGTGGGCCGCGTTGATCCTCCTGTGGGCCCAGACGGTGCTGGTCGTCGACGGGGCCCGCGACGGTACGTCGTTGGCCGCCGCGCTGCTGGCCTCGCCGGCGCTGTGGACCCTGGCCCTGCTCACCGTGAGCGTCGCCCTGCCGTGGCTGCGACTGCGTCGGGTACCGGTGCAGGTGGACCGGCCGTCGAGCCACGTGGCCCTGCTGACGTTCGGCCACACCACCCCGTTCGCCGGCTCGTCCACCGCGATCAGCCGCCGCCCGCTGCTCGAATGGCACTCGTTCGCCAACGTGCCGGCACCCGGTGAGCGCGGCTTCCGACTGACCGTCTCCCGGGCCGGCGACTGGACCGGCGCGTTGATCGACGACCCGCCGAACCGGATCTGGGTCAAGGGCATCACCACCGCCGGCGTGGCCAACATCGAGACCCTGTTCACCCGGGTGGTGTACGTCGCCACCGGCAGCGGCATCGGGCCGGTGCTGCCGCACCTATTGGCCGGCAAGGTGCCGGCGCACCTGGTCTGGTCCACCCGCAGCCCGCGGACGACCTACGGCGACCAGTTGGTGGACGAGATCCTGCGGGTGCAGCCCGACGCCACGATCTGGGACACCGCGCGGCGTGGCAAGCCGGACATGGTGGCCCTGGCGCTCCAGGCATGGCGGGCCACCGGCGCCGAAGCGGTGATCTGCATCGCCAACCAGAAGCTCACCCGGCAGGTGGTGCACGGGCTGGAGCGCCGGGGGATCCCCGCCTACGGCGCTATCTGGGACTCGTGAAACCGGGACCGGCCGACCCACCATCCTGCGACCCGACTGGAGGAACCGACATGCACCTGATGACCGAGCGGGACGGTGGCGTGGTCACCGTACGGCTGCACCGGCCCGCGACCCGAAACGCACTCAGCACCGCACTCTGCGACGAACTCGTCTCCACCCTGCGACCACTGGACCGGGACCCGGACATCGGCTGTTTCGTGATCACCGGGTCGGACGGCTTCTTCTCCGCCGGTGCCGACATCCGGGAGATGGCGGCGATGAGCCCGGTGCAGGCGATGACGGCCGATCACTTCGCCGGCTGGGAGGAGTTCGCTGCGTTCCGGACACCGAAGATCGCCGCAGTCGCCGGCTACGCGCTCGGCGGCGGCTGCGAACTGGCCATGATGTGCGACCTGGTGTTCGCCGCCGAGGACGCCCGGTTCGGTCAGCCCGAGATCACCCTCGGGGTGATCCCCGGGATCGGCGGCACCCAGCGGCTGACCCGGTTGGTCGGCACGGCCAAGGCGATGGATCTGATCCTCACCGGGCGGATGATGCCGGCCCGGGAGGCGGAGCAGTGCGGCCTGGTGTCCCGGATCGTGCCGGCTGACCAACTGCTCGCCGAGGCCCGGTCGGCGGCGGCGGTGATCGCCGGGCACAGCCGGCTCGCGGTCACCGCCGCCCGCGAGGCGGTCCAGCGGTCGCAGGAGGTCGGACTGCGCGAGGGCCTGCTGTTCGAACGGAGGGTCTTCCACGGATTGTTCGCCACCGCCGACCGGGCGGAGGGGATGTCCGCGTTCCTGGAGAAACGGCCGGCACGGTTCACCGGCAGCTGAGCCGACCGGGCTTCACTGGCCGGCCGGGCTGTCACCGGCCGGCCAGCCAGCCAGCTGCGACGGACGGATCCGGCGGGATTTGATAGTTATTGTGCGTACGGATGAGGCGCGGGCTGGCTGAACCGGCAAGGATCGGCATATGAAGGTTCTCTTCCTGGGTGGCCCGTGGCATGACCAACGTCGCGAGGTGACGCCCCGCCGCCTCGCCGCTGCCGCGGACACCTTGCCAACGCAGTACACGGTGCCGCTCCGACCCGGGGTCAAGCCCGTCACCTACACCCGCCGTTACGCCCGCAGTCAGGGCGAGCGGCTGCCGGTCTACGTCGCCCCCGACTATTCCGGCCCGGCCCGCGCCTGACAACTGCGGCGCCGGCGCCCGAGCCGGCCACCGTCACCGGTCGAGCCCTCGCAGCCGGTCGGCCAGCTCCCGCTCGAAGAAGTCCAGGAAACCGTCCGGGTCGGGCCCGGCGTTCTGCAGCACGATGTGGTCGAAACCGGCGTTGACGTACGGTTTGACCGCCTCGAGGTGCACCGCCGGGTCCGGCCCTACGCTGAAATGCGCGGCGATGTCGTCGGCGTCGACCATCGCCGAGGCCGCCTCGAAGTTGACCGGGTTGGGCAGCTCACTCATCACCTTCCAGCCGGTCAGCGCCCAACGGCTGGACTCCCAGGCCGCCTTGATTGCCTGCTCCTCGTCCACCGCCCAGGCCATCGGCACCTCGGCGTAGCGCGGTCCGGCGCCCCCGGCCCGCCGGTAGTGCTCGACGATCGAGCCCTTCGGCTCGGTGGCGAACAGCCCGTCGCCGAGCTCGGCGGCGAGCCGGGCGGACTCCGAGCCGCTGGCGGCCACCGCGATCACCGGCGGGGTCGGCGGCAGGTCGAACACCCGCGCGTCGTCGAGCTGCAGGTGCTTTCCCTGGTACGTGTGGTAGCCGCCGGACCAGAGCAGCCGGATGATCTCCAGCGCTTCGCGGAGCCGCTCGTGCCGCCCGTGCACACTCGGAAACGGCTCCCCGGTGACGTGTTCGTTGAGGCGTTCGCCGGCCCCCACCCCGAGGGTGAACCGGCCGTCGGACAGCAGCGCCACAGTCGCTGCGGCCTGGGCGACGATCGCCGGGTGGTAGCGCAGGCTCGGGCAGGTCACGCCGGTGGCCAGTCCGATCCGTTCGGTACGGGCGGCGATCGCGCCGAGCACGCTCCAGGTGAACGGCGAATGGCCCTGGGAGTCCAGCCACGGGTGGAAGTGGTCGCTCATCTCGACGAAGTCGAACCCGGCCTGCTCGGCCCGGACCGCCTGGGCGATCAGTTCGGCCGGTCCGAACGCCTCGGTGGCCAACTTGTAGCCGATCCGCATGTCTCTGCCCTCCCCATGCTGGTCCCACCACGCCCGGTGACCGTGGCGCCGTCCGAGGTTTTCGTACCCTTGCCCGACGGATCTATTCGCGGTGGCGGTCGATCTGCGGTTCCCGTCCGAGGCTGAGTCGGGGAGATGACGGCGGCGGATCAGGGCGCCGATCTTCGGCTCCGCGACGGTGGCGTCCTGGGTGACCTCGATCCGTCCCTCGCTGTCGACCGGCCAGGCCGCGTAGGTGCTATCCGGCCGGACCGGCTATCGACACGTAGGGTCCGCCAGCGCAGCGGAGGCCGTTCGTCACGGGCACGAGGTCGCGCCGGCGATCTTGCCGCTATGGACAAGGGGCGGCCGACGTGGTGGACGGCGTGCTGTCACCTGGGGAGATCTTTAGCTGGGTGGCGTCGAGCAGGGCACGGACCGCTGTGGAGTCGCCGATGATGGCGACCGCTTCGGCGCCCTCGATCGGAGCTCCACCGATGACCAGAGCCTTCCACGCGAGGGTCGTCGCCTCGACTCGCGCGTCGACGTCGTCGGGGATCGGTTCCTTCGACACCGTGGTGCCGCCTGGGCCTACTGTCGCGAGGTACTCGACCGGCTCTTGCCCGGCGGCGCGGGAGTCCGTCAGGGTCAACGCGACGCGGCGGACGGGCTCACCTGCTGGTGCCGGCGACGCATGCGCCCGCATGGCGAGGACGAGTGTGTCCGGGCTCATGTCCGCCTCCAACGGCAGTCGCGGCGAGCGCACGGCCCACCGTGACAGGGCTGTGTTGACGGCCTCGAGGTCGTATCCCCACTCGGTGAGGTCGTAGACGGTGACGTCGGCGGG is a window from the Solwaraspora sp. WMMD792 genome containing:
- a CDS encoding enoyl-CoA hydratase-related protein; this translates as MHLMTERDGGVVTVRLHRPATRNALSTALCDELVSTLRPLDRDPDIGCFVITGSDGFFSAGADIREMAAMSPVQAMTADHFAGWEEFAAFRTPKIAAVAGYALGGGCELAMMCDLVFAAEDARFGQPEITLGVIPGIGGTQRLTRLVGTAKAMDLILTGRMMPAREAEQCGLVSRIVPADQLLAEARSAAAVIAGHSRLAVTAAREAVQRSQEVGLREGLLFERRVFHGLFATADRAEGMSAFLEKRPARFTGS
- a CDS encoding TIGR03557 family F420-dependent LLM class oxidoreductase, which encodes MRIGYKLATEAFGPAELIAQAVRAEQAGFDFVEMSDHFHPWLDSQGHSPFTWSVLGAIAARTERIGLATGVTCPSLRYHPAIVAQAAATVALLSDGRFTLGVGAGERLNEHVTGEPFPSVHGRHERLREALEIIRLLWSGGYHTYQGKHLQLDDARVFDLPPTPPVIAVAASGSESARLAAELGDGLFATEPKGSIVEHYRRAGGAGPRYAEVPMAWAVDEEQAIKAAWESSRWALTGWKVMSELPNPVNFEAASAMVDADDIAAHFSVGPDPAVHLEAVKPYVNAGFDHIVLQNAGPDPDGFLDFFERELADRLRGLDR
- a CDS encoding helix-turn-helix domain-containing protein, whose translation is MATRRTYGSYNDGCASAHALDLIGERWALIVVRELLLGPKRFVDIQRDIPGIGPGTLSRRLQDLEESGIVVRRALPRPADVTVYDLTEWGYDLEAVNTALSRWAVRSPRLPLEADMSPDTLVLAMRAHASPAPAGEPVRRVALTLTDSRAAGQEPVEYLATVGPGGTTVSKEPIPDDVDARVEATTLAWKALVIGGAPIEGAEAVAIIGDSTAVRALLDATQLKISPGDSTPSTTSAAPCP